The nucleotide window gtccaccagaccatttcgccttaCTTATATGATATCTTATAGATGATCGGGAGATCACAAGTATATTCCTTCATGCACGAAGTTTGAATAGTTGAATTTGTGGTTAGTTGTGATTTAGGTTGATGATGGATTCGTGTAGTTAGTACTGATCTTATGATGATTGTATGGTTATATTGAGAAGGATTGTGGGCAATTAGACTATGATCAGGAAACATTGGGGATAGAATCCTTTCGAGTAGGTAAtggtaatttattttcttatatatgcTTTATGTGCTTGTCAACTGCTTGGTTAGTATTACATGCATGATATTTGgtttggaaaaagaaaagagtatgATTTCAAATGTTAAATATTGCCAATCGCATGTAATGGCTGTGTTTTACTTGAGTGTACAAATATGTTTATTATTCATTGTGATTCTGATATGTGATTGATGGTTGGCTTGGGTACTACGTCCGATAAAGAATATCCCATGGTTGGATCAGGTACCACAAGTCCACACTTGGTACACACTGATAGTTGACTCGGGTACCACATCGGGTATATACTAATGGTTGGCTTTACGAGATATTTATATGATTGGCTCGGATACCACGCCAGTATAAATTACTAATTGTTGGTTGGGGTACCAGGCTTGGTACATTGAGTGTTTGTGTGTGGATTTTATGAGAGCTTAAAATTGACTTGTGATAATCTTACTATTCATGTGTATTGTGAATGTCAATTCAGGGTGCAGACTGGGAGTCTGAGATATGTTTATGATTGTAGTATTAATTGTatgttatttgttttattatgtTATGGTTGCCTGTTCATATTTTGTATGCTGGAACTAGCCGATGATCCTGTGATTTTTTggtattgatactgcacttgctcttttaTTTGGTTCCTAATAAGGCATATTTCAACGGTTGCTTCGAGACCTCAACTGTAATCCTAGTGTTAACTGAATCCAAGGGAAAACTAGTTCTTTCGGATTGCCATGAATTCGTCTTATTTTTCTAGTTCATTTTTCTGGACTTagactctctttagttcttttattTTGGGCTTGTGTCTCTGTATTCCAGACTACGTTGAACTTTGGTACACAATTTTAAGTTTCTAGGGTTCTTCTGCAATGTTTGATGactatgatttttaattatgaaaCATATTTTTAAGTGCTGAGACTACTTTGTTTTGTTATTCAGTGATGTGTGTAAGTAGTTAATTGATTCTTCCATCGAGAATTACTGTGGATGCCACTCACGACGGGTCAGGGTCGAAGTATTTGTAATaagttcttttaaaattgaaattgattaaattttgttttatttatcatatttccTTCAATTCTTTTGAACTCTTGtagtataaattgaaaaatcttaaatcaatctaGTATcaatttatttccttatttgataTGTGTTACTACATAATTGTCAATTCAACACTTCTGTAGATTCcaaacaaattttttggtgattgtTGAAAATATCTATTGAGTCGGGTCTACCCATAAGGAATGTTAATTAGTCCATTAGCCCATTAACTTGTCCGCCTCCTAAACCCTATTCTATACTGTATAACTACATCATTATAAGTGTTTGGAAGAACACTCTTTTTTTCACAATAATATGACTACTAGGGTTAGTAAGGGTATCTAGGTTGTGGATAGAGAAAGTACATCTACTTTGTGAAATTTTTCGATGGCTGGTGACACAAGGCATGGTTGTTACAATTCTGCTTCCGCTAGGAAGAAAACATGTAAGTCTCCgaactaatatttattttgattcaaatACTATAACAacaaatttcacaacttttctTACTACATTGATACCCATCATTTGACCAGATCTTAAATTTCAACTTGATATTTCATCATTATTAATGTTGCTTTatatttactaaattttatttcgATGCTAATAAATCAATAAGATCTAGGTAAAGTTTGATCATTTggtaaaattgaaaatgatCGCAAAAGTGAATCAATCTATAAAATTGCTAAATTAATCTGATTTTCTTTTAAGCAAAAAATGAGTCTAACCACACCGCACACTCCAACAAGTGGTACCAAGAGTGTTAAGTGGGTCGAGGCGATCCAGATCGAATCTGACTGAACCAATTTCCTCCCAGACCAGATCGACTCATGTAGATGGAGCAGGGTTAGGTTGGGTTCATAACAAAATCGGGCCCGTGTAACCTTAGCTAGACTATTAATGGCTCAAAATATGTTCAACTCAGTTGTGTTATTTCACTCTTGAATCGTTACTGAGATCAATTTGTTTTATACTATATTAGTCTAATTTGATAGTATAGTTATAGCAAAAATCGAGTCCAACCATACCACACGCTCCCATAAGTGAAATTAAGGGTGTCGAATGGGTCAAACTAATCTAGATTGGATCAAATCGAACCAATGTAGAAAGGGTTAGGAGGGTTCAACACCAAATCAAAACCGCATGATCTTAACTAAACTATTGATGTCTCAAAACAGATCCAACCTAGCAGTGTTACGTCATTCCTGAACAAATTACCAAATCATCCCTAACCAGATCTAGTAAAACCCAACCCTAGATGCCCATTTTTTCCCGAATAACCCCAACCCGATTGAAATTGAACCCCTACGCCCAAACCAAATAACCAACCCCAACCCCAAACCATctgaattaaatattttttgaactaGACCGGTTCAACCCGACCCTTAACAATAATACCCATATGTGAAACCGAACAATACTATAATatagataaaagaaataaatcttGAGTCACATGAGATGCATGTGGGGATTGTGATTTTAGAAAAATGGGGTTGGGGGTTATTTTTGGAGAAAAGGCATAAGGTGCGTGGGAGTGGGAAAAGatagagcaaaaaaaaaactggTCCTATCATCAGGTGGGGTAGTTGTATTGCACTGGccctttctttcaaagaaaaaaagattccCACTCTCTTTGGTCTCTTCTCCCTTTTCTCCCcctttctcttctcttcttctctatCAAATTACTATTTTTACTGTAGcattcatcttcttcatattcttctctacttatttttttattattaccaaaattccCCAAATTAAATTCTCCTTTGAGTAAATATAaccacatatatataaaaattcattGTTTGGGAATTTTTGCTATTATTGATCTAATGATGACAGGTCCAAATATGGCTACTATTACAGCTTCTCTCCAAAATTGTTCGCTGAGTAATCATCAGCGGGGCGGCACCAGCCGCAACAGCGCAGGTATCGCCCCGCCAGATGGAATTTCCGATTCATCGGAAAATATCAACACCAACttcaataataacaacaatccTTCAAATGATGCTACTGTGGAACTCAATTCTGAAACTGCTCTTCCATACCATTGGGAACAATGCCTTGATTTGAAGGtaacaaaacaatttttatttttatttttgggtatATATTACAATAATTTGTCTTTTTCTTGACATTTATTGCTTTCTTAACCTTAAAGGCCCAGATCTTGGATTTAATTTCATTATAATTAGTACTtgcattactacactttgtttGGTCAGTTTGTCATTTTGGTctctttcatttattattttttcctccTCTATCCACACACAAAACAAAAGGAACGAAAATTAATTACAAACAAACTCCTCATTTTGAAATTGGTGAATTTCTTTTCCCCATTTCCTTCACATGTGAAAATCTTTTCTTGGTTCTCAATTTttcataatctttttttaaaaaaaacatgcaTTTAATTTCTCTAGATATTGCAAGGAAAATTTTACAAATTGTTGTAGTTTACTCCCATCTTTTATAACCATTATGTTTGGATTAGCTTGCACTGATATCGAGTAACTCTGTCTATCAAAAATTTAGACAAATAGAAAGAAATGCCTAGTTTATTTTCATTCTTAtactattttttggaaaattatattgttttataagGTCAAAATTGAATCTCTTTtggtattttgagtttttttactgaaaattctggctccgccgCTGGTTATGCAGACAGGGGAAATTTACTATTTGAACTGGAGGACAGGGATGAGAATGAGTGAAGATCCAAGGACAAATGTTGTTGCAAAAGAAGAAGTGTACTCAGAAGAAGACTATGACAACGACGATGACGATGATGATAACAACTCTTATGATAGTGAAGCAACTTATTCAGAAGAAATGCCAtcattttcatcttcaagaGCTGAAACTACAATACCACAAATCAATATTCTGACTACTGAGGCTTTAAGGAGAGCAGCACCACCATCAGCACTAGCAGCACCAGTACTAGTATTGGGTGGATGCAAGGCTTGTTTGATGTATTTCATGGTGCCAAAAGAAGTTGATGATTGTCCAAGATGTGGTAGACAACTTCTTCACTTTGATCAAAATTGAAGGAAGGATAAAAATTAGAAGAACATGATGAGATactatttgttttgaattttatttttatatttttcttttgatagaAGTTCGTTTTCGTTGGTAGTAGTTTGTTAatgtgttttttcttctttaaggaAAGACAAACCAACCATTATTTTATAAACAATATTTATCGTgtgattttcttcttctacttttttttcCCTATGTGCTAGGACTCCTTGTTTTTGGTTTATGGTTTTTGTGATCTATCAAGATGCAGGAGTTGATTTCTCATACGATCACTCTTATTATCTCAAAAAGTTACGTGACGTTTTGAGTAATCAATTGAAAGATGAAAATGGTAAGTAGCATTCATCTTCAATTCTGAGGTTATGGATTTGAGTCATCTAAGAATGAGTTGAAGTTTTTAGAACTCTGAGGTTGTGGATTTGAGTCACCTTTAATTCCAAAGTTTGAAGTTATGGATTTGAATCACCGAAGGAAGAGTGGAAGTTTTTAGAACTTCGAGATTGTGGATTTGAGTCACCAAAGGAAGAGTGGAAGTTTTTAGTgagaggtaaaaaaaattttaaaaataaaatcattaatttttagATGTATCTTGtaattttcttctcatttttttctatgTGCTACTCCTTGCTTTTCTTGTGCTTTATGATTTTTGTGAGAAGTGGTGAAATTAGGATTTGCACAAAgggttttaaaatatataaaaataaatatacgaAGAAGCGAAAGAGAGTTTAATACAGTATAGTTTTTCCATGAGGGTGGGGGTGTGGTGTTTCGAATTCCCTTAGGGCTACGCCGCTACATAGCTCTGCTCCTATATGTGATCTATAGAAGATAGCAGAAATGATTTCTCGTATAaccatttaattaataattattatctcaaaaaattacgttactatttgagaaatgaataggaagatggaggggtgattttttttctaaagtgCTAGCTACCAATGAGGTCAACCATATACAGGAAGGATTTGATAATGGTAAATGAGTGCGACATGTTGCTTTCTTTTAAGTTCaataaattttgttctttttgggcaatatttttttgggttacactttttgaagacataaatttaaaactttatgagttattttcttaagcatctaatcaatttttttttgcttaatttcctaataatagaaaataaataatcatatataaCTCAATGTTAGTCGTGGGTTCAACTTATTTCTTATGATAACATTTTGTTTTTCTAGTAGCACCCTTTCTAAATAATCAGAATAGGTCTAGTTCAGGGGACAAATCACACTATTTGATCTTATTTTAGTTAGGGCTGGGCattcggtatttcggttcggtttcggtttttttttttcggttttttcaGTTTTCGGTTCTTGTACAACGTGTACCGAACACCGAACCGAATTTCGGTTCGGTTCAGTTTTTATtatttcggttcgatttttgtTATTTCGGTTCGGATTTTTGTTATGGGCCTGCTTAGTgggctttttaaaattttgtaatttttttgtttattttatttatgtttatttctttttgcttattttactctgtttttcaaattattgtatgattcaaaataataaattgtcaTTAACATTGAAATTTAGCCTTGTTATAACATTGAAATTTACCGGTCGTTGTTGTGCTATGGCTGCCTGCTGGTTGATTGGCAGCTGCTGCATGCTGCTGGTCGTCGGAACGGTCGATGCTGCTATAGTCTGTAGACGACTAGACGTGGGAAGTGGGAACGGTAATTTTTGCCTTTTGGGAAGTGGGTTTGTAAagttgaaaagtttgaaaagacaaacttttgtttttaattttaaattataatatttatttttaaatattaataattaatataatattaatatatattataatttaatatatttcgGTAAATCGAAATACCGAAATATCAAATTACataccgaaaaccgaaccgaaatactaaaaaatacaaaaccatATACCGAATaccgaaccgaaaaccgaaaaccgaaatACCAAAATCGAATTACCAAAATAattcggttcggttcgatttttcGATGTTTATATCCACCCCTAATTTTAGTAgtagtatttttgttttttcgtGATATTAAtgttctattattttttttttttttgccaaagTCAAATGGTTTTAGACacattgttattttatttaataaatgaaatgaaattgCATAGACGTGTTTAATGTTTGTTAGTGGATGCCTAAAAGTTGACTAAGAATAGATTTAATTTTCAggacattattttattttttttcacctgtattattatttatttaaaacagTTTGGTCATCTCATTGGCTTTTCGAtttgtttttttctaattaattgatTGATATGACtatgataaataaaacaaagaaaaaaattccaACTTGGTTGaaataaatgtccttttaatCAAACTTGAATCGGTGAATTAATACTATGAGATTAATTAAAGTCCTAGTCAAATAATTGTAAGTTTATATGattgtaattaaaattaaacttttttttaggACTCTGTGTAAcattcttttgtattttctctTCTCTGAAAATTTTAACTACCTTTTAATCTAATttgtcttttgttttgtttcagTTTTTTGGTTTCAGAATTCTCAAATGTAACGTTTTTACTGTTGGTATACTATTCATGTGTACACAAACACATGGATCGTAATGCAAGGAATAAAAAGATCACGGGAAAGCAAAAGGGTGTAATTGTCGATAAGACGTAAATTCAAGATTTTAGCTTTATGAGTTTAAGATTATACGATTTTTAGTATTGAacatgttattatttttaaaaaagttatgaGGGATTGAGGTCATATTTATTActtcttgtaatttttttacataaatttatatttcacattaaaaatatcaaaaaataaataaattcgaTATCAGTACCGTGCATCTGCTTTGGTGGATGATCTCTCTCTCAtacatagatatatatatacacgtaaTAAAAAGCGATACAGGtaaatacaaaaattcaagaatataagtgcatcattaaaaaaaatatatgtgagaGTTAATCCCTAGTTTTATAGGTGAGTAACATAACATTCAATCAAGCGTACCATTTAACTTTTTTGTAGCATAAATGGCAGTAGATAAtattaaactaattttaataagtatatacataaaatatctaattttacgaaAAGATCATATGCCCAATATTTTACCGATAAATTCTCCCGTAAGAGACTGAAAATTTTGAGGGTCCTACAataacttaaaattaataattgagaTCACAATAAAACATTCATAAATATCTAgtgtttttcttaaaatatgtaGGTTCAAAATTAATGAACCCATATGTAACACGTAAGGATGACAAGatgattgaaaagaaataagTAACCATTCAATCTGATCCATTAATAGACATGAGTTGGATAACTGACTTTTTAAAATggatcaaatacaaatattatccTCTAAAACaatttaatagataaaaaaatagatctctcacttttaagttttaacctTCAAAGTATTCCAAGCccatcaattattatttttattttacgaAAGTTTAAGCTTATTTTAACTTGTAACTTGCGTTTGTACTTGATGATTCCTATAAATATctagattatattatatatcgATCAACCCATTTTTAGTTCGTATCACATATTGATTAATCATTTTAACATGTTCATATTCAATTTGACCCGCTCATTTACCACTTCTACATAATTTGAGTTAGTTACTATAGACTCTATTGAAATCTGTAACAGCCCAGTACACTAATGATATTGTTCACTTTGGGCCTGGATCCGCACGACTTAAAAACGCGTCACTAGTTGGTAAAGTCTGTTTACTTATATACCCAACATTTCTCCTGTGTTTTGCTGTTGTAAGACTTTTTATCTTAAGTTGGGGTGCCATATAACCCATGTGTGCGTCTAGCAAGCACGACCgtccattgaagaagaaaaattagtatcataattagttttaatttgttacgcgagttatatatatacactagtaGGTAAGTAGGTTGGTAGATAGGTAGAAATTTAAGAGAAAGGGACAAGGGAGAGGCAAAGAAGCTTTTGGTTTACTttaggttatatatatatatatggcagAAGGTGGTATTATTTAGCAGGAGAAAGGAATCTAGACAGAAAGGCTCAAGAGTTTTGGCAGAGCAAAGGATGGAGAAATATCGATGTTTGAGGGCAATATATAATATTCGTAGATGTTGATAGAGTGAGACAACATGTACTCACTATAGACACGTCCCTCTCTACATTTTTCATTGTTCCCAACCccaacacacacaaaaatattctttttcttagtgaagtttttaaaatttaatcagGGGTGGAGGGAGAGTATTAGTTACAAATtcatttgtttgaattttatttgaacGGTGAGAATAATTGATTAAGTCGTGTTTTAAGAAGTTATTCTTCAAATGGATGATGTCAGTGTTTAAGTTGTTGTTGGGTGATAGATCGGCCATAGGAGTACTCCTAGATTTAAATTAGGACTTATGGGGGGTTTAGATGAACCCAATaacttttggtttgattttgtgtttgtattagaaaattaattaagtatATAAACAAGGTCTAAGGTAGGTAGGGACAAGGGGGTttagtgaaaaattacattgtttatacataaaattatttttatgtatatatagtagatgttgaacctTCTTCGGGTATTTACCTTTTCATATATGAACCTTCAGGTATGAGTTCGATGAAAAATTCGAAAccccataaattttaaattttgaccaCTCCAGTAGAGGATTCAAAATTTTCAGTAAAGAGATTCGAAAAATAAAGAATGTAGTATAATTCAACCTCTAATAATCTTGTGTTATCAAAATCAAAGTATAAtactaaacattaaaaaaaaaccctatatatataatgtaactTTTTACCGAGAAAATTCAGATGAACACCTTCACTTCCTCGTAAATCCGCCCTAGACCCACCTCTAAAAATAACCATTAATTAATGAGTGGTTCTAAGACTTCATACAATAACGAAAAGAGCACA belongs to Solanum stenotomum isolate F172 chromosome 1, ASM1918654v1, whole genome shotgun sequence and includes:
- the LOC125841471 gene encoding uncharacterized protein LOC125841471 — encoded protein: MMTGPNMATITASLQNCSLSNHQRGGTSRNSAGIAPPDGISDSSENINTNFNNNNNPSNDATVELNSETALPYHWEQCLDLKTGEIYYLNWRTGMRMSEDPRTNVVAKEEVYSEEDYDNDDDDDDNNSYDSEATYSEEMPSFSSSRAETTIPQINILTTEALRRAAPPSALAAPVLVLGGCKACLMYFMVPKEVDDCPRCGRQLLHFDQN